From Chryseobacterium sp. H1D6B, a single genomic window includes:
- a CDS encoding helix-turn-helix domain-containing protein — MSNNSTNNNSDNRPLFQLTKEELMQDFEQIVRKVVNQMQVEQVSKDEKEFYTRKETSEHLNVSYSTLHNWNKSGVLTPFKMGAKVYYSKSDVSARLNP, encoded by the coding sequence ATGAGCAACAACAGTACCAACAACAACAGTGACAACAGACCACTATTCCAACTTACAAAAGAAGAACTTATGCAGGATTTTGAGCAAATAGTTCGTAAAGTAGTCAACCAAATGCAGGTTGAGCAAGTTTCAAAAGATGAAAAAGAGTTTTACACCCGTAAAGAAACATCTGAACATTTAAATGTTAGTTATTCAACACTGCACAATTGGAATAAAAGCGGAGTTTTGACTCCTTTTAAAATGGGTGCAAAAGTTTACTATTCTAAAAGTGATGTTTCAGCCCGTTTAAATCCTTAA
- a CDS encoding tyrosine-type recombinase/integrase, whose protein sequence is MAQYNNETGSVNFRLKEPKGEISRIMGRYSFKGLQADFSTGLKVAPSSWDSDTKTVTSGTDKREINQKLNRFRTSIVDAHKNFNEHYNRVPTKEELKTIVGNAVEGKELNTVQKNKKSFDDVFQEFMKLLELKNTRAIASGQKPMHKTYTSSFNVMYRDLKDFATDNSIFLDIDKFDETQCLEFQNWLIATEIVKELSTLRTRIKRLSQVLKRAFEKGYTQNRSYMQDEFSVKVPPSFHTVLTEPEIKILYEHDFSTSPRLERVRDLFVLGCHCSLRFGDITRIESGHIDHSTGTLTILLNKGSRIDNYKTVNFPIFGYAGEILNKYDNNIKSIAISNQNTNEYLKELFREVTYFNEKVITRERPTNEGVVFETINFADKVAFHDSRRSFCTNRYIEGWDLLEIWQYTGHTDESVFKTYFKPTFEHEQVRQESIKARNEKLQKVDLQAKQIQDLHERMQKMQELYESGNMEQLAEIININKNVS, encoded by the coding sequence ATGGCACAGTATAACAACGAAACAGGAAGCGTAAATTTCAGACTGAAAGAACCAAAAGGTGAAATCTCCCGAATAATGGGACGATATTCGTTCAAAGGTTTACAGGCGGATTTTTCCACGGGATTAAAAGTTGCTCCGAGCAGTTGGGACAGTGATACTAAAACAGTTACTTCGGGAACAGATAAAAGAGAAATCAACCAAAAGCTTAACAGATTCAGAACCTCAATTGTAGATGCTCACAAAAATTTCAATGAGCATTACAACCGTGTACCAACAAAGGAAGAACTAAAGACGATTGTTGGTAATGCAGTAGAGGGCAAGGAACTTAACACCGTGCAAAAGAATAAAAAATCTTTTGATGACGTTTTCCAGGAGTTTATGAAATTGCTTGAACTGAAAAATACCCGTGCTATTGCGTCAGGACAAAAACCAATGCATAAGACCTATACATCATCTTTTAACGTGATGTACAGAGATTTAAAAGATTTTGCTACTGATAACAGTATCTTTTTAGATATTGATAAATTTGATGAAACGCAGTGTTTGGAGTTCCAAAATTGGCTTATTGCTACGGAGATAGTGAAAGAGCTTAGTACGCTCAGAACACGGATCAAAAGATTGTCACAGGTTCTAAAACGTGCTTTTGAAAAGGGTTACACACAAAATAGAAGTTATATGCAGGATGAATTTAGTGTTAAAGTTCCTCCAAGTTTCCATACGGTGCTTACAGAACCCGAAATCAAAATATTATATGAGCATGATTTTTCTACTTCTCCGAGATTAGAGAGAGTGAGAGATCTTTTTGTCCTAGGTTGTCATTGCTCACTCAGGTTTGGGGATATAACAAGAATTGAGAGCGGACACATTGACCACAGCACAGGGACTCTGACTATACTGCTAAATAAAGGCTCTCGTATCGATAACTACAAAACTGTGAATTTTCCGATTTTTGGATATGCAGGAGAGATTTTGAACAAGTACGATAATAATATTAAAAGCATTGCTATATCTAACCAAAATACCAATGAATATCTGAAAGAACTGTTTAGAGAAGTAACGTATTTCAATGAAAAGGTAATCACCCGTGAACGTCCAACCAATGAAGGGGTTGTATTTGAAACGATCAATTTTGCAGATAAGGTAGCGTTTCATGATTCTAGGAGAAGCTTCTGTACTAACCGATACATTGAAGGTTGGGACTTATTGGAAATATGGCAGTACACAGGTCATACGGACGAATCTGTATTTAAAACGTACTTTAAACCTACCTTTGAACATGAACAGGTAAGACAGGAGAGTATCAAAGCAAGAAACGAAAAATTGCAAAAGGTTGATTTACAGGCAAAACAGATTCAGGACTTACATGAAAGAATGCAGAAAATGCAGGAACTCTATGAGAGTGGAAACATGGAGCAGTTGGCAGAAATCATTAATATTAACAAAAATGTTTCTTAA
- a CDS encoding outer membrane beta-barrel protein, giving the protein MKKSFVLILIMITFSSLYSQKAKITAGGGISKINSSTGPVFDKSVFVFSGGVGLDWFEKENFYISSEVGYTQMGGKETNPSLPQPYDEMEKKWGFIYLSSTFRYKIPVDKSFFFIGAGPKLNFSLDSSSAFKNTIYDGGYNMKSLNIGLLTEVGYMHDWDKFRAGIVGSYLIGISPVASTEFSKLKSNPLFFSLSFGFNL; this is encoded by the coding sequence ATGAAGAAATCCTTTGTACTAATCCTTATCATGATTACCTTTTCTAGTTTATATTCACAAAAAGCTAAAATAACTGCTGGAGGCGGAATTTCTAAAATTAATTCATCCACAGGTCCTGTTTTTGATAAAAGTGTATTTGTATTTTCTGGGGGAGTCGGTTTAGATTGGTTTGAAAAGGAAAATTTCTATATATCCAGTGAAGTCGGGTATACTCAAATGGGAGGTAAAGAAACTAATCCTAGCTTGCCACAGCCTTATGATGAAATGGAAAAAAAATGGGGATTTATTTACCTGTCTTCAACTTTTCGTTACAAAATACCTGTAGATAAAAGCTTCTTCTTTATTGGAGCTGGTCCAAAACTTAATTTTTCTTTAGATTCTTCGTCTGCTTTTAAAAATACTATTTACGATGGAGGATATAATATGAAAAGTTTAAATATCGGCCTTCTTACGGAAGTTGGATATATGCATGATTGGGATAAATTTAGAGCAGGAATTGTTGGATCTTATTTAATTGGTATTAGTCCTGTTGCTAGTACTGAATTTAGCAAATTAAAAAGTAATCCGTTATTTTTCTCTCTGTCATTCGGTTTCAATCTTTAA
- a CDS encoding helix-turn-helix transcriptional regulator, translating to MKVCGQNIRKIRRSKDFTQEYMAFEMGISQKAYSDIENSKVKINLEILTKISNILEIKPSDICSISHRCSTNEYEDKYRELLSYMKEKNISIPEEYL from the coding sequence ATGAAAGTATGTGGACAAAACATAAGAAAAATACGGAGAAGTAAAGATTTTACTCAGGAGTATATGGCTTTTGAAATGGGGATTTCTCAAAAGGCCTATTCTGATATTGAAAACTCTAAAGTGAAAATCAATTTAGAGATACTTACTAAAATTTCAAATATTCTAGAAATTAAACCTTCTGACATCTGCAGTATCTCACATAGATGTTCTACCAACGAGTATGAAGATAAATATCGTGAACTTTTAAGCTATATGAAGGAAAAAAATATTTCGATTCCGGAAGAGTATTTGTAG
- the ccoN gene encoding cytochrome-c oxidase, cbb3-type subunit I, which produces METQKFNYDNTIVRAFLYATIVFGLIGFLLGLTAALMLFYPELPEFLFGTDDVTIQSLRSGNIQGLINTQGALGFGRIRMLHTSAVIFAFVCNSFFCGSYYSMQRLLKTRMYSDTLSWIHFWTWQIMIISVVITFLMGINTSKEYAEHEWPIDILITFSWVVFGINMFGTIAKRRVRHLYVAIWFYIATWIAVAMLHIFNNLEVPLSFTSWKSYSAYAGVKDALVQWWYGHNAVAFVLTTPVLGLMYYFMPKAANRPVFSYKLSIIHFWSLIFVYLWAGPHHLQYTALPAWAQAVGTGFSIMLIAPSWGGMLNGLLTLRGAWDKVRENPILKFFVVAVTCYGMATFEGPLLATKSLNKIGHYTDWVIGHVHLGALGWNGFMAFGVIYYLIPIMWRTQIWSKKLANLHFWLGTLGIIFYAVPMYISGFTQGLMWKQFNPDGTLLWKNWLDTVTAIIPYFKMRFAGGLLYLTGAVLMVINVYKTIKAGSFQKDVPAEAPALANIGNQRKAGEPVHLWLERMPKLLSILAFIAISIGGLVEIIPTLTLKSSLPQITAVKPYTPLELEGRDLYVREGCNSCHSQMIRPFRDEVMRFDGKNGQYSKAGEFIYDRPFLWGSKRTGPDLHREGNRNPDSWHFKHMYNPRITSAGSIMPRFPWLITNKLNRSEMTDKMKLMKNTFDVPYTKAQIDSADQWADNQSKAIVKRIYSEAVDVKDQMEKERKTKGSSFVPLEKREITAMIAYLQRLGTDIKTTDIKTASVE; this is translated from the coding sequence ATGGAGACGCAGAAATTTAATTATGACAATACTATTGTCAGAGCATTCTTGTATGCTACTATTGTATTCGGACTTATAGGTTTTCTTTTAGGCCTTACAGCAGCTTTAATGCTTTTTTATCCTGAACTTCCTGAATTTTTATTCGGAACAGATGATGTCACTATCCAAAGTTTAAGAAGCGGCAATATTCAGGGACTGATCAATACGCAGGGAGCCCTGGGCTTTGGAAGAATAAGAATGCTGCATACGAGCGCAGTCATTTTCGCATTTGTCTGTAATTCATTTTTCTGCGGGTCGTACTACAGCATGCAGCGGTTATTAAAAACCAGAATGTACAGTGACACCCTTTCCTGGATTCATTTCTGGACTTGGCAGATCATGATCATAAGCGTTGTTATTACATTTTTAATGGGAATCAATACCTCTAAAGAATACGCAGAGCACGAATGGCCGATTGATATATTAATTACATTCTCTTGGGTGGTCTTCGGGATTAATATGTTTGGAACTATTGCTAAAAGAAGAGTGAGACATCTTTATGTGGCTATCTGGTTTTATATTGCTACATGGATTGCTGTTGCGATGCTTCATATATTCAATAATCTTGAAGTTCCGTTATCATTTACAAGCTGGAAATCTTATTCTGCTTATGCGGGAGTAAAAGATGCCCTCGTACAATGGTGGTACGGCCACAATGCGGTTGCATTCGTATTAACAACACCTGTTTTAGGTCTGATGTATTATTTCATGCCGAAAGCAGCCAACCGTCCGGTTTTCTCCTATAAACTATCTATTATCCACTTCTGGTCTCTGATCTTCGTTTATCTTTGGGCCGGTCCTCACCATCTTCAGTACACTGCTCTTCCTGCTTGGGCACAGGCAGTTGGAACCGGTTTCTCTATCATGCTCATCGCACCGTCTTGGGGAGGAATGCTGAACGGACTTCTTACTTTAAGAGGTGCTTGGGATAAGGTAAGAGAAAATCCTATTCTTAAATTCTTCGTAGTTGCAGTTACGTGTTACGGGATGGCAACATTCGAAGGACCGCTTTTAGCAACAAAATCATTAAATAAAATAGGACATTATACAGACTGGGTGATTGGTCACGTTCATTTGGGTGCACTTGGATGGAACGGATTTATGGCTTTTGGAGTTATTTATTATCTGATTCCAATCATGTGGAGAACTCAGATTTGGTCTAAAAAACTTGCTAATCTGCATTTCTGGCTGGGAACTTTAGGAATTATTTTCTATGCTGTGCCTATGTATATCTCAGGATTTACTCAAGGCTTAATGTGGAAACAGTTCAACCCGGACGGAACACTATTGTGGAAAAACTGGTTAGATACCGTTACGGCAATCATTCCTTATTTTAAAATGAGATTCGCAGGAGGCTTACTGTATCTTACCGGAGCCGTATTAATGGTCATAAACGTTTATAAAACGATTAAAGCCGGTTCATTTCAAAAAGATGTTCCTGCAGAAGCTCCAGCGCTGGCTAATATCGGTAATCAGAGAAAAGCAGGCGAGCCGGTTCATCTTTGGCTGGAAAGAATGCCTAAATTACTTTCTATTCTGGCATTTATCGCAATCTCCATCGGAGGATTGGTAGAGATCATTCCTACCCTGACCCTAAAAAGCAGTCTCCCTCAAATCACAGCAGTAAAACCTTACACTCCATTAGAACTGGAAGGAAGAGATCTTTACGTACGTGAAGGCTGCAACTCCTGCCATTCACAGATGATAAGACCTTTCCGTGATGAAGTGATGAGATTTGACGGTAAAAACGGACAGTATTCAAAAGCTGGAGAATTCATTTATGACAGACCTTTCCTATGGGGCTCTAAAAGAACCGGACCAGATCTGCACCGAGAAGGAAACAGAAATCCAGATTCATGGCATTTTAAACATATGTACAATCCAAGAATCACTTCTGCAGGATCTATCATGCCCCGCTTCCCCTGGCTGATTACGAATAAACTAAACCGTTCTGAAATGACGGATAAAATGAAATTAATGAAAAACACCTTTGATGTTCCTTATACAAAAGCCCAGATTGATTCTGCAGACCAATGGGCAGATAACCAGTCAAAAGCCATTGTAAAAAGAATCTATTCTGAAGCAGTGGATGTAAAAGATCAGATGGAAAAGGAAAGAAAGACTAAAGGATCATCATTTGTTCCGCTTGAAAAAAGAGAAATCACAGCGATGATCGCCTATCTGCAAAGATTAGGAACAGACATCAAAACTACTGATATCAAAACTGCAAGTGTAGAATAA
- a CDS encoding cbb3-type cytochrome c oxidase N-terminal domain-containing protein, producing MKTRTPISIYIAATIGLTIMAFEMFAQDADYFSSPYFWVLLIIATILLLIMNSISDLVENENFNRLTEEEKRNYLEEKRIPYIQKLWNSAFKKQPESEEKDIIIDHGFDGITELDNSLPKWWLGLFYFGFIFCAVYMIAFAFTDYAHPEAEYEKETKTMLASIADYEKNAPSINLETAKYSADNIAEGEQLFKTNCVTFHSEGGKGGIGPNLTDSHWINIKEKSLFKNVFWMLENGSPNNPTMRPFIKEGTITGRDAEKIAAYIYHINQETAPITEAQGGAAPQGEQVKWEGTNE from the coding sequence ATGAAAACGAGAACCCCAATTTCAATATACATCGCTGCAACAATAGGTTTAACTATCATGGCATTCGAAATGTTTGCTCAGGATGCTGATTATTTCTCTTCGCCTTATTTCTGGGTACTGCTGATTATTGCGACAATTCTGCTCCTCATCATGAATTCAATAAGTGATCTGGTAGAAAATGAAAACTTCAACAGATTAACAGAGGAAGAAAAAAGAAACTATCTTGAAGAAAAGAGAATTCCTTATATCCAAAAGCTTTGGAATTCTGCATTTAAAAAACAGCCGGAGTCTGAGGAAAAAGACATTATTATAGACCATGGATTTGATGGAATTACAGAGCTTGATAATTCTCTTCCAAAATGGTGGCTCGGGCTTTTCTATTTCGGGTTTATATTCTGTGCCGTATACATGATCGCTTTTGCTTTTACAGATTACGCCCATCCAGAAGCTGAATATGAGAAAGAAACCAAAACGATGCTTGCTTCCATTGCCGATTATGAAAAAAATGCACCTTCTATCAATTTAGAAACTGCAAAATACAGCGCTGATAATATTGCTGAAGGGGAACAGCTTTTCAAAACGAATTGTGTAACCTTCCATTCAGAAGGAGGAAAAGGAGGAATCGGCCCGAACCTCACAGACAGCCACTGGATCAATATCAAAGAGAAAAGTCTGTTTAAAAATGTTTTCTGGATGCTTGAAAACGGCTCTCCGAATAACCCTACGATGAGGCCTTTCATAAAAGAAGGAACAATCACAGGAAGAGATGCCGAAAAAATAGCCGCTTACATCTATCACATTAATCAGGAAACTGCTCCAATCACAGAAGCACAAGGAGGTGCTGCTCCACAGGGAGAACAGGTAAAATGGGAAGGAACAAATGAATAA
- a CDS encoding translocation/assembly module TamB: MKIKINTRKLLRRTVITFISILVFVTLLLLSLRLPAVQNFIKDKLVVYLGKKIKTKVSLEKVYIGFPNSLVMENLYLQGQDIDTLLAVKKLDVGLNMLKLINSTADITSVDLEGARANVIRRPDGKFNFDYILDAFATKDKEESPSKPFIISLNKIKLKDIGVTFNDQQSKNDIKLHFNSFDTSVKTFDLDKNTYAVNDINLDGLKLKLKQDLVAEVSKKVEKKVDSLNKKKPMNIGLRGIKLTNFNIDYGDDNTKTFAKVLFKELSTKINKLDLENNSYNVGNVILSGADINANLYLPAQNANPKNSKKEPDAPAATPKEKAMKLLLGKLILNEVKAAYHNTAAVPTKQGMDFNHMSFSKMNVEVRSFKMENNTFAGTVNSAEIQEARGLNIQKFNTDFVYAEKQAYLKDLYLQTPKTVLRDEVILNYNSIEQLSSNLGAVKITANIRDSKVGFSDILNLVPTLKNTVPFNKYPNAVLNVNAVVKGSVNDLLIQNLKASGLDQLKVAASGRIRNAMNPDNLYYDLKIAEVSSSAKTIFNLVPKNTIPSNISLPSSFSIKGTAKGTTKVVNANLSLTSTLGNAGIIAQVDMRRKNHELYDVKANLQNLQIGKIIQNKEVGAVTAQIAAKGESFDFKNAKADLKGFVSSAVYKGYRYQNMNLAGKIHHGVYNIILNSKDPNANLELTASGVYNEKNPTVKVNGNINKLDLNKLGFYDKPMIIAGEIDGDFTNLDPDHLNGYLNLQNFAISDTKEVYPIQEVNLKAVSTDDLNQIIFNSQIADVELTGKYKLTQIFGALQETLNQYYQFQKPGKAQKIEQGQHFTFNAKIKNDDLIRKFVPDLKSFETINLVGNYDADSQKIEVDGQIPQLLYGTNSIENAALKITNENQALQYNFNVAALKSESFALNKVNINGDVANNTINYNITTKDEKDATQFLIAGNAKSLNDITEISLNLNGLKLNYNDWTVAENNKIQISSKGILADNFKLYNNGSEISLQSETSSPNSPLNVSLKDFKIETITEIIKKDSLLAKGTINGTAQLRDLSKKMTFTSDLNISDLIVYGNPIGNLAVKVNNTSPNVLNADIALSGNNNDVKILGDYNTSSSTFDLNMDIKQLQMKSVQGFSLNAIANTEGYISGNLKVTGSTDKPNILGKVKFNNAGLEIVKTGSDFRNIDDEIDFTNKGIEFNNFKIKDKDGNALTVDGEVLTQTYRDFAFNLDVNAKDFKVVNSEKSNDAMMYGILAIDAGLHIRGNLDLPKVDGRLAVADNTDFTFVLPQSSPSLQERDGIVEFIDQDQVVLNKTIKADSLTAQNRIKGMDVSVNIEVSKEAKMSIIIDKANGDFVKLQGEAELTGGIDPSGKTTLVGVYEVEKGSYELSVSLLKRKFDIQKGSTITWTGEPTAAIMDITAVYKTDVAPIDLVEQQISGMSSSDINMYKQRIPFSTLLKMKGELLKPQITFDITTDDKNNAVASSVVETVDAKLAQLRTEESEMNKQVFALLLLGRFVGENPFQSDAGLSAEAMARQSVSKILSQQLNNLASGLIKGVDLDFGLESSEDYSTGNKNTRTDLNVNISKKLLNDRLKVTVGSNFGLEGEARQNENTTNIAGDVTVDYSLSKDGRYMLRAYRKDEYQVALQGQIIETGVGFVITLDYDKFRDIFQKSKKAKSKNTKKNQVVEFK, translated from the coding sequence TTGAAAATCAAAATAAACACAAGAAAGCTCCTAAGGCGTACTGTAATAACCTTTATTTCCATATTGGTATTTGTCACCCTGCTCTTATTAAGTTTAAGGCTTCCAGCCGTTCAGAACTTCATTAAAGACAAATTAGTTGTCTATCTCGGAAAAAAAATCAAAACAAAAGTCAGTCTCGAAAAAGTATACATCGGATTTCCCAACAGTCTGGTGATGGAAAATTTATATCTGCAAGGACAGGATATTGACACTCTGTTAGCGGTTAAAAAATTAGACGTAGGCCTAAATATGCTGAAACTGATCAATTCTACAGCAGATATCACTTCTGTTGACTTAGAAGGAGCACGAGCTAATGTGATCCGCAGACCAGACGGAAAATTCAATTTTGATTATATTCTGGATGCGTTTGCAACGAAAGACAAGGAGGAAAGCCCGTCTAAGCCTTTCATTATTTCTCTGAATAAAATCAAATTAAAAGATATTGGAGTTACTTTCAATGACCAGCAGTCTAAAAATGATATTAAACTACATTTTAATTCATTTGATACCAGCGTAAAAACTTTTGATCTGGATAAGAATACCTATGCTGTAAATGACATCAATCTTGACGGTTTAAAATTAAAACTAAAACAGGATCTTGTAGCAGAGGTTTCAAAAAAAGTAGAGAAGAAGGTAGATTCTCTTAATAAAAAAAAGCCGATGAATATTGGTTTAAGAGGAATAAAACTCACCAATTTCAACATCGATTACGGGGATGACAATACCAAAACATTTGCAAAGGTTTTATTCAAAGAATTAAGTACCAAAATCAACAAACTTGATCTTGAAAACAATTCTTATAATGTAGGAAACGTTATTTTATCTGGTGCAGACATCAATGCTAATCTATATTTACCCGCACAAAACGCTAATCCTAAAAACTCAAAAAAAGAACCTGACGCTCCAGCAGCTACCCCTAAAGAAAAAGCCATGAAACTCCTTTTAGGAAAGCTAATTCTTAATGAGGTAAAAGCTGCTTATCATAACACAGCTGCTGTCCCTACAAAGCAGGGAATGGATTTCAACCATATGAGTTTTTCCAAAATGAACGTGGAGGTCCGCAGCTTCAAAATGGAGAACAATACCTTTGCGGGAACTGTAAATTCTGCAGAAATACAGGAAGCACGGGGATTGAATATTCAGAAATTCAATACAGATTTTGTGTATGCTGAAAAGCAGGCTTATTTAAAAGATCTTTATCTACAGACTCCAAAAACTGTTTTAAGGGATGAAGTTATTTTAAATTATAATTCTATTGAACAGCTGAGTTCAAACCTCGGAGCAGTAAAAATCACAGCCAATATCCGGGATTCTAAGGTTGGTTTTTCTGATATTTTAAACCTGGTTCCAACATTAAAAAATACCGTCCCTTTCAATAAGTATCCAAATGCTGTATTGAACGTAAACGCTGTAGTGAAAGGAAGCGTAAATGATCTGCTGATTCAAAATCTGAAAGCTTCAGGCCTTGACCAGCTGAAAGTGGCTGCATCAGGAAGAATCAGAAATGCAATGAATCCGGATAACTTATACTATGATTTAAAAATTGCAGAAGTTTCATCATCTGCAAAAACGATTTTCAATCTAGTTCCCAAGAATACAATTCCTTCCAATATTTCCCTCCCCTCTTCTTTCAGTATAAAAGGAACGGCAAAAGGAACCACTAAAGTTGTCAATGCAAATCTCAGCCTTACTTCTACTCTAGGAAATGCCGGAATCATAGCACAAGTAGATATGCGAAGAAAGAATCATGAATTGTATGATGTAAAAGCCAATCTTCAAAATCTGCAGATCGGAAAAATCATCCAGAATAAAGAGGTTGGAGCCGTGACAGCACAAATTGCAGCCAAAGGTGAAAGTTTCGATTTTAAGAATGCAAAAGCCGATCTTAAAGGCTTCGTGAGTTCCGCAGTTTACAAAGGATACCGCTATCAGAATATGAATCTGGCCGGTAAAATACATCATGGAGTTTATAACATTATTTTAAATTCAAAAGATCCAAATGCCAATTTAGAACTGACCGCTTCCGGAGTTTATAATGAGAAAAATCCAACAGTAAAGGTAAATGGAAACATTAATAAACTTGATTTGAACAAGCTGGGCTTCTATGACAAACCCATGATCATCGCAGGCGAAATTGATGGTGATTTCACCAATCTGGATCCAGATCATTTAAACGGATATCTTAATCTCCAAAATTTTGCCATTTCGGATACCAAAGAAGTATATCCTATTCAGGAAGTTAATCTGAAAGCAGTTTCAACTGATGATTTGAATCAGATTATTTTCAATTCTCAGATTGCAGATGTGGAATTAACCGGAAAGTATAAACTAACGCAGATCTTCGGCGCATTGCAGGAGACCCTCAATCAATATTATCAATTCCAAAAACCTGGAAAAGCTCAAAAAATTGAACAGGGACAGCACTTTACATTCAATGCTAAAATTAAGAATGATGATCTTATCAGAAAATTTGTTCCAGATCTGAAAAGTTTTGAAACAATTAATTTAGTTGGAAATTATGATGCTGATTCTCAAAAAATAGAAGTTGACGGACAGATCCCGCAGCTTCTCTACGGCACTAATTCAATTGAAAATGCTGCGCTAAAAATCACCAACGAAAATCAGGCACTGCAGTACAATTTTAATGTGGCCGCTCTGAAAAGCGAAAGTTTTGCTTTAAATAAAGTGAATATCAACGGGGATGTTGCCAATAATACGATCAATTATAATATCACGACCAAAGATGAGAAAGATGCCACTCAATTCCTGATTGCAGGAAACGCCAAGTCATTGAATGATATTACTGAAATTTCATTGAATCTAAATGGGTTAAAATTAAATTATAACGACTGGACCGTTGCTGAAAACAATAAGATCCAGATCAGCAGCAAAGGAATTTTAGCGGATAATTTCAAATTATATAACAACGGAAGTGAAATCTCCCTACAGTCTGAAACAAGCTCTCCAAACAGCCCTTTAAATGTTTCGTTAAAAGATTTCAAGATCGAAACGATTACAGAGATCATTAAAAAAGATTCTCTTTTGGCCAAAGGAACAATTAATGGAACTGCACAGCTAAGGGATCTAAGTAAAAAAATGACTTTCACTTCTGACCTCAACATTTCAGACCTGATAGTCTATGGAAATCCCATTGGAAACCTTGCCGTAAAAGTAAACAACACGTCTCCGAATGTTCTTAATGCGGACATTGCTCTTTCGGGAAATAATAATGATGTGAAAATTTTAGGAGATTACAATACTTCTTCCAGCACTTTTGACCTTAATATGGATATCAAACAGCTTCAGATGAAAAGCGTCCAAGGATTCTCTCTGAATGCGATTGCAAATACAGAAGGTTATATTTCCGGAAATCTTAAAGTCACAGGAAGTACTGATAAACCCAATATTTTAGGAAAAGTAAAATTCAATAATGCTGGACTAGAAATTGTAAAAACAGGAAGTGATTTCAGAAATATTGATGATGAAATTGACTTTACAAATAAAGGAATTGAGTTCAACAATTTCAAAATTAAAGATAAGGACGGAAATGCTCTTACTGTAGACGGAGAAGTTCTTACTCAAACTTACAGAGATTTCGCATTCAATCTTGATGTGAATGCGAAAGATTTCAAAGTAGTAAATTCTGAAAAGTCTAATGACGCCATGATGTACGGAATTCTAGCCATTGATGCAGGACTTCATATCCGAGGCAATTTAGACCTGCCGAAAGTAGACGGAAGATTAGCTGTTGCTGATAATACGGATTTCACTTTCGTACTGCCGCAGTCTTCGCCCTCATTACAGGAAAGAGACGGAATTGTGGAATTCATCGATCAGGATCAGGTTGTTTTAAATAAGACCATAAAAGCAGATTCACTTACGGCACAAAACCGGATCAAAGGAATGGATGTAAGCGTGAATATTGAAGTGAGTAAAGAAGCTAAAATGTCAATCATCATTGATAAAGCTAATGGTGATTTTGTAAAACTTCAGGGAGAGGCTGAACTTACGGGAGGAATTGATCCATCCGGAAAAACAACGCTGGTAGGTGTATATGAAGTAGAAAAAGGGTCTTACGAACTTTCTGTAAGCCTTTTAAAAAGAAAATTTGATATTCAAAAAGGAAGTACGATAACATGGACGGGAGAACCTACTGCCGCCATAATGGATATTACAGCCGTTTATAAAACAGATGTAGCCCCGATTGACTTGGTAGAACAGCAGATAAGCGGAATGTCTTCTTCTGATATCAATATGTACAAACAGAGAATTCCTTTCAGTACCCTGTTGAAAATGAAAGGTGAGCTTTTAAAACCGCAGATCACTTTTGATATTACTACCGATGATAAAAATAATGCCGTTGCTTCCTCTGTTGTAGAAACGGTGGATGCTAAACTTGCCCAGCTTAGAACTGAAGAATCTGAAATGAACAAGCAGGTTTTCGCTTTACTGCTATTGGGCCGTTTCGTAGGGGAAAATCCGTTCCAAAGCGACGCAGGACTTTCTGCTGAAGCAATGGCAAGACAGAGTGTGAGTAAAATTCTTTCCCAGCAGCTGAATAATCTTGCATCGGGATTAATTAAAGGAGTAGATCTGGATTTCGGACTTGAATCTTCAGAAGATTATTCAACCGGAAATAAAAATACAAGAACCGATTTAAATGTAAATATCAGTAAAAAACTTCTTAATGACCGTCTCAAAGTGACTGTGGGGAGTAATTTCGGACTGGAAGGTGAAGCCAGACAAAATGAAAACACCACCAATATTGCAGGAGATGTTACCGTAGACTACAGTCTTTCTAAAGATGGAAGATATATGCTGAGAGCTTACCGTAAAGATGAATATCAGGTGGCTCTTCAGGGACAGATCATTGAAACCGGAGTAGGATTTGTCATTACATTGGATTATGATAAATTCCGTGATATTTTTCAAAAATCGAAAAAAGCAAAATCAAAAAATACTAAGAAAAACCAAGTGGTAGAATTCAAATAA